In a single window of the Manis javanica isolate MJ-LG chromosome 16, MJ_LKY, whole genome shotgun sequence genome:
- the MRPL14 gene encoding large ribosomal subunit protein uL14m isoform X1 — protein sequence MAFFPGLQGPFTHVSRALGWRCFRGLCTQTRRDSELRLLFSPTSTTGSLSAIQKMTRVRVVDNSALGNTPYHRPPRCIHVYNKNGVGKVGDRILLAIKGQKKKALIVGHRMPGPRMSPRFDSNNVVLIEDNGNPVGTRIKTPIPSSLRQREGEFSKVLAIAQNFV from the exons ATGGCTTTCTTTCCTGGGCTCCAGGGCCCCTTCACCCATGTAAGCAGAGCACTCGGCTGGCGCTGTTTCAG AGGCCTCTGCACCCAGACCAGGAGAGATTCAGAGCTCAGGCTTCTTTTCTCTCCCACCAGCACCACGGGGAGCCTCAGTGCAATTCAGAAGATGACACGTGTACGTGTGGTGGACAACAGTGCCCTGGGAAACACCCCATATCATCGCCCTCCTCGTTGCATCCATGTCTATAACAAGAATGGGGTGGGCAAAGTGGGTGACCGGATACTGCTGGCCATCaaaggacagaagaaaaaagCGCTTATTGTGGGGCATCGCATGCCTGGTCCCCGGATGTCCCCCAGGTTTGACTCTAATAATGTGGTCCTCATTGAGGACAATGGGAACCCTGTGGGGACGCGGATTAAGACACCCATCCCCAGCAGCCTACGGCAGAGGGAAGGTGAGTTTTCCAAGGTGCTGGCCATTGCTCAGAACTTTGTGTGA
- the MRPL14 gene encoding large ribosomal subunit protein uL14m isoform X2, whose translation MAFFPGLQGPFTHVSRALGWRCFSTTGSLSAIQKMTRVRVVDNSALGNTPYHRPPRCIHVYNKNGVGKVGDRILLAIKGQKKKALIVGHRMPGPRMSPRFDSNNVVLIEDNGNPVGTRIKTPIPSSLRQREGEFSKVLAIAQNFV comes from the exons ATGGCTTTCTTTCCTGGGCTCCAGGGCCCCTTCACCCATGTAAGCAGAGCACTCGGCTGGCGCTGTTTCAG CACCACGGGGAGCCTCAGTGCAATTCAGAAGATGACACGTGTACGTGTGGTGGACAACAGTGCCCTGGGAAACACCCCATATCATCGCCCTCCTCGTTGCATCCATGTCTATAACAAGAATGGGGTGGGCAAAGTGGGTGACCGGATACTGCTGGCCATCaaaggacagaagaaaaaagCGCTTATTGTGGGGCATCGCATGCCTGGTCCCCGGATGTCCCCCAGGTTTGACTCTAATAATGTGGTCCTCATTGAGGACAATGGGAACCCTGTGGGGACGCGGATTAAGACACCCATCCCCAGCAGCCTACGGCAGAGGGAAGGTGAGTTTTCCAAGGTGCTGGCCATTGCTCAGAACTTTGTGTGA